In the Daphnia pulicaria isolate SC F1-1A chromosome 2, SC_F0-13Bv2, whole genome shotgun sequence genome, one interval contains:
- the LOC124327823 gene encoding bolA-like protein 3: protein MLRLTVNRLLMRQSTQSWNATRFSTTDKPGSTSVGESLLVGILKQKFPTAKYIEVQDISGGCGAMYEIFVETIDFKGLNTVKQHRLVTEALKKEIQDMHGVRIHTKLPSD from the exons ATGTTGAGATTAACCGTTAACCGCCTATTGATGCGTCAATCAACTCAG AGTTGGAATGCGACAAGATTTTCAACCACAGATAAACCAGGAAGTACTTCAGTTGGAGAGTCATTGCTTGTTGGAATTTTGAAACAGAAGTTTCCCACAGCAAAATATATTGAAGTTCAAGATATATCAG GTGGATGTGGTGCAATGTATGAAATCTTTGTAGAGACCATAGATTTTAAAGGTCTCAACACAGTCAAACAACATCGACTGGTAACTGAGGCCCTAAAAAAAGAGATACAAGACATGCATGGTGTTCGGATTCACACCAAATTGCCAAGTGATTAA
- the LOC124326095 gene encoding uncharacterized protein LOC124326095: MGLFYNIYLCYLLVFVSSLKLTAGLSLYEKVQLLETNYDEIKGNLECKILNLETKVSTLEEKITELVEKVELQESKITAQESRITAQESQITDQESKITAQGSKITAQESKITAQGSKITAHESKITAQGSKITAQESKITTHESRITAQESQITAQESQITAQESKITAQGSKITAQGSKITAQESKITAQGSKITAHESKITAQDSLITVLKNQLENATKSVPNSVDVIDRQQVGNNPIYRTCHEINEANPSLDSGIHWIDPDGKGIGDDAISVYCNMTSGSTSIFHDLTDTKTDVGHCAERGCYSRKINYNVTNRQIASLIGLSFECHQSIKYDCIGAPLQFNGVDFSWWDDRNGDAQYFWSGSNTSKHICQCGIDRNCVESHAMCNCDSVFQKPLNDSGVITDKSILPITRLHFGRTMLSSSSGVYTLGPLECSGKVEVKRLPSSCEDLWRMGHIFSGFHTVMGDKNLDIVYCDFTKSPDQQKFQTWIGHSDVKSFPTYFFVQKNTSFNRTKIPIPFEVEQLNTGGAMDLPSGKFTAPRMGTYFFSFSGVVNFPSTLTASRAALSIGLYSKGKRIALGYVEKANSDVQFSPVTLQSTLNLKKGDQIWLQITAMSAGVHLFDSNYYYTHFTGWLLEEEIFSQ, from the exons ATGGGTTTATTTTATAACATATATTTGTGTTATCTGCTGGTTTTCGTCTCATCACTTAAGTTAACTGCTGGTCTTTCTTTGTACGAAAAAGTGCAACTACTTGAAACAAATTAT gatgAAATTAAAGGAAATTTGGAATGCAAAATTCTTAATTTGGAAACAAAGGTTTCCACGCTGGAAGAAAAGATAACTGAACTAGTCGAAAAAGTAGAACTGCAAGAATCGAAAATAACTGCCCAGGAATCGAGAATAACTGCCCAAGAATCACAAATAACTGACCAAGAATCGAAAATAACTGCCCAAGGATCGAAAATAACTGCCCAAGAATCGAAAATAACTGCCCAAGGATCGAAAATAACTGCCCATGAATCGAAAATAACTGCCCAAGGATCGAAAATAACTGCCCAGGAATCGAAAATAACTACCCATGAATCGAGAATAACTGCCCAAGAATCACAAATAACTGCCCAAGAATCACAAATAACTGCCCAAGAATCGAAAATAACTGCCCAAGGATCGAAAATAACTGCCCAAGGATCGAAAATAACTGCCCAGGAATCGAAAATAACTGCCCAAGGATCGAAAATAACTGCCCATGAATCGAAAATAACTGCCCAAGATTCGCTAATAACTGTCCTGAAAAACCAATTGGAAAACGCAACCAAATCAGTTCCCAACAGTGTTGATGTCATTGATCGCCAACAAGTGGGAAATAACCCTATCTACCGAACGTGCCATGAGATCAACGAAGCAAATCCATCGCTGGATTCTGGAATTCACTGGATCGACCCAGATGGCAAAGGTATTGGAGATGACGCCATCAGCGTGTACTGCAACATGACTTCAG GTTCGACATCAATTTTTCACGACTTGACCGATACAAAGACGGATGTTGGACACTGCGCTGAACGCGGATGCTATTCACGAAAGATCAATTACAACGTCACTAACAGACAAATCGCATCGCTGATTGGATTGTCTTTTGAATGTCATCAGTCAATAAAG TACGATTGCATCGGCGCTCCGTTGCAGTTCAACGGTGTGGACTTTTCTTGGTGGGACGACAGAAACGGAGATGCGCAATATTTTTGGTCTGGCAGTAATACTAGTAAACACATTTGCCAGTGCGGAATTGATCGAAATTGTGTTGAATCTCACGCAATGTGCAACTGCGACTCTGTTTTCCAAAAGCCATTAAATGATAGTG GAGTTATCACTGACAAAAGTATTCTGCCAATTACGCGCCTTCACTTCGGGAGAACTATGCTCAGCAGTTCGTCTGGCGTGTATACACTTGGCCCGTTAGAATGTTCGGGAAAAGTGGAAGTTAAGCGGTTGCCTTCTTCCTGCGAGGACCTGTGGCGCATGGGACACATTTTTAGCGGATTCCATACCGTTATGGGTGATAAAAACTTGGATATCGTTTACTGCGATTTTACGAAAAGTCCAGATCaacaaa AATTCCAGACTTGGATCGGACATTCTGATGTAAAATCTTTCCCAACCTACTTCTTTGTTCAGAAAAACACTAGTTTCAACCGGACGAAAATTCCTATTCCTTTCGAGGTTGAACAACTCAACACCGGAGGGGCCATGGATCTACCATCTGGAAAATTTACAGCACCGAGAATGGgaacttattttttctctttcagcgGAGTAGTGAATTTTCCATCCACTCTTACGGCATCCAGGGCTGCTCTTTCCATAGGGTTGTATTCCAAGGGTAAGCGAATTGCGCTCGGCTATGTAGAAAAAGCCAACTCTGACGTTCAGTTTAGTCCTGTTACTCTTCAATCTACACTCAATTTGAAAAAGGGAGATCAAATTTGGCTACAGATAACTGCTATGTCAGCCGGTGTGCATTTGTTTGACAGTAATTACTACTATACTCATTTTACTGGTTGGCTATTAGAGGAAGAAATTTTCAGTCAATGA